GGGACCGCCCCCAAACCCGGCCAGGCAGGCGACATAATTTGCCAGGTGGACGATATGGGCCAACTGGTTGTCCTCGGATTTCTCCGGACAGTGGTGAAAGCGCATGGCCGCTGCCTGGCTATCCGGGAGTTTCCATTTTTGACAAAGATCTTGAGCGATTTCCGTGTGGTCAAACCCAAGAATGTGATGTTCGGCAGACAAAAATGAGGGCGATACATCTTTAAGATATCGATCGATCGCCTTGCGATGCTTGGCAATGTAGGGATCCAGGGCCAGTTTGCCGGCATCGTGAATGAGGCCGACCGAAAATGCATCGTTTTCCATGCTCGGCGCGCGTTTGAGCGCGATCAGGCGGGACGCCAGGGCTGTTGCCAGGCTGTGCTTCCACAAGCCGCCCGCATTCAGGCAATACCCTTTCAGCTGTTGGCCCAGCATCGAGGCGGAGGAGACCATGGTGATCACCTGTTCCAGGGTCTGGTATCCTAGTACGACCGAAGCCTGGTGGATGGAGCTCACCATGCCGCTGAGGCCGTAATAGGCCGAGTTGGCGACTTTCAGGATTTTGGCGGCAATGGCCTGGTCCGTTTCGATGATTTTTGAAATATCTTTGAAGCTTGAATTTGGATCGGATAATACCTGGCGCGCCTTGAACAATACCTTTGGCATCGGTGGCAGGTCGTTGATGCGCTTGATTATTTTTTTCTTCATGTCATCGCTGGTCAGCTGCGATTCGGATTCTTCGTTCAACGGCTTAAACACCAGGCGATCACCGTCTGATGCGTCCTCTTTGGCGGGTTCGCGAAGATCCAAGGTGATCTTGGATTTGCATGCGGGACATGGAAAGGAGACCACTTTTCCATGGGGGAGACGATCATCCGGAAGGGTATATGTTTTGCCGCACTCTTTACAAGCAATCTGCATAGATGTCCTCACTGGTTCTATTGGACCTTTCGTCGCCCAACCGGGCAAAATTGCCGGCACGCGTATCAGACCGCGTAAATCCCGACAAAATATTCACCTTTTGCCTTTTCTGGGTCACGGTCAGTCTTATTATCGGTTTTATGGGTTGGAAAGTTGAGGATGTTTTTAACGTGAACAGAGGGTTGATCTCCCATCCATGCGATCATCAGTCTATTCACTCATTCAGAAGGAGGTGTCCCATGGGAATCGCCATTCGCATCCATGAAACAGGAGCTCCCGAGGTGCTGCGGGTGGAACAGCATGATCCCGGCCAACCTGGAACCGGAGAGGTGCTGATAAGGCACGAAGCCATCGGATTGAATTATATTGATGTGTACCACCGTAGCGGTCTTTACCCGCTGTCGGAACTCCCGGCCGTCATCGGCATGGAAGGCGCCGGGGTGGTGGAATCGATCGGCAGCGGGGTGACGGATTTGAATTTGGGGGATCGGGTTGCCTATGCAGGACTGCCTCCCGGCGCCTATGCCGAACGTCGGTGCATTCCGGCGCATCGCGTGGTTAAGCTGCCCAAGGGTATCAGCACCGCCCAAGCGGCCGCGATCATGCTCAAAGGCATGACGGCTAGATATCTCCTTTTCGGTTGCTATCCGGTGAAAATCGGGGATACGATCTTGATCCATGCCGCTGCCGGAGGAGTTGGCAGCCTGGTGTGCCAATGGGCCCATCATTTGGGCGCCACCGTGATCGGCACGGTGGGCAGCGAGGCGAAGGCCGCCTATGTCTCGGAGCGGGGATGCGATCATCCGGTTCTCTATCAGAAAGAGGATTTCGTAGAGAAAGTCATGGCGCTGACATCCGGGAAGGGGGTGGATGTGGTGTATGACTCTGTGGGCCAGGCGACTTTCGAGCGATCGTTAAGGTGTTTGCGACCTCTGGGCACGATGGTTTCTTTTGGTCAGTCCTCGGGTCCGGTGGCTCCGTTGGACTTGGGAAAGCTGGCTGCCTATGGCTCCTTGTTTTTGACGAGGCCGACCCTGATGACCTATACGGCTCGACGTGAAGATTTGCTGGTCCATGCCGAGGACTTGTTCGACGTGGTGATCAAGGGTGCAGTCCGTGTTGAAATTAACCAGGAGTTTGCGCTCAAGGATGCGGTTCGAGCCCACCAGGTGCTGGAAAGCAGAGGCACGATGGGGTCGTCCTTGCTGCTGCCCTGAACACCGCTCTACGGACTGCGGTCTGTAGGGGGAGTAGCCGAATGACATTCATTAAAACCCGATCGGGTGGGGCAGGTGGCCGATGCCACACACCAAGCGGTCAAGTGCCAGTAAAACGCGCATAGCGCGCCTTGACGGAAAAGGAGGGATGGGGAAGATGAAGGTGACGTTAATCATGGCCATGACGGTCGATGGCAAAATCGCACGCCACAACACCCACTATCCCGATTGGACCGGCAAGGCGGACAAGCGCATGTTCAAGGAACTCACCACCGAAAGTGGCGTGGTCATCATGGGCTCGCGCACCTATAGTACCATCGGCAAGCCGCTTCCCAATCGATTGAATGTGGTCATGACCCGCCATCCGGAGCGTTTTTCCAGTGGCAGCAACCTGATGTTCACCTCCTTCTCGCCCAAAGAATTACTCGCCCATCTCTCATCCATGGGATACACGAAGGCATCCTTGACTGGAGGGGCGACCATTAATGCCCTCTTTGCGCGGGACCGATTGATCGACGAGATGGTATTGACGGTTCTGCCTGCGGTATTTGGAGAGGGGGTGTCCCTGTTTGCCGAACCGATGGATGCAATCCTTGAGCTCATCGCCTATCGGGAGCTTGAACCGGGGGTAATGGTGATGCACTACAGATTTACCTAGTGCCCATCCACAAATGACCAATTGTCCCGATATCGGCGTTGCGCGAAAAATTTAATCCTCGTAATATCGACCATATGCCTGCGGCTAAATTTTTCGCGCGCCTTGATCTCGACCCAATTTGCCTATTTGTGGTTGGACACTACCTATAGCACGTCCACAAATGGCTGATTGGCCCGATATCGGTGTTGCGACAACAATTTCATCCTCGGCATATCCGCCGGGCTTGCTATGGATTGCCAAGGTGGAGAGTCATCAGCTTTTTCCATAAATCCGCATCCACGATGCACACGTCCCCCTTTTCGTCGCGGGTTGCAACGATTTGGCCGAAAGTTTCAGGGGGCAGGCCTTTCACCGCTTCGCCCGTCCACTTGGAAAATTCCGGATGAACCGATATAAAATCGTTCAAAACCTTTTGGTCGACGCGGACCAGCCGTTGTATTTCGGGTAAAACCACCACATCCTGATTCTTGTTCCGATCGTGTACGAGAAATGCGCGCATGAGGCCTCCTTGAATTTGAGTTGGCCAATAATAATTCCCAATCTACGGTTCGTCCACCTCGTTGATGATTTGAATCGAGGAACCATCCGTCGTAGGGATCAGCTTTTCGACCGGGTGCGCTGACAACTTGTTTTAAATGGTAATATTTGACAAAAACCCGGACGTTGAGGCATAAATTGAACGCTGAGTGAAATGGTTTCAGGATTATTTTTATAACCACAACATGCGAGAACACATGGAACTTCAGCTGTACAACACGATGACCCGCCAAAAAGAGGTTTTTACGCCCATCAAGCCACCCCATGTCGGTCTCTACACCTGTGGTCCCACGGTTTACAACTTCGCCCACATCGGGAACCTGAGGACATATGTCTTTTCCGACATCCTGAAGCGGGTGTTGACCTACAATGGCTTCAAGGTCAAACACGTCATGAATATCACCGATGTCGGTCATCTCACCGGCGATCGGGATATGGGTGAAGACAAGCTGGAGAGCGGTGCTCGTCGTGAAGGCAAAAGCGCGTGGGAAATCGCGGAATACTACACCCAGGCCTTTAAAAAGGATTTGAAGAAACTCAATATCATAGAACCCACCATCTGGTGTAAGGCGACCGATACGATCGATGATCAGATCGCCTTGATCCGGACGCTGGAAGAAAAGGGCTACACCTATCGCACCAGTGACGGGATCTATTTCGACACTGCCAAGTTCCCCGATTACACCAAGTTGTCGCACCAGGATCTGGACGCATTGAAAGAGGGCGCGCGGGTGGAACGCAATCCCGAAAAGCGCAATGCTACCGATTTCGCATTGTGGAAATTTTCTCCTCCGGAGGCGCACCGTCAGATGGAGTGGGATTCCCCTTGGGGGGTCGGCTTTCCCGGCTGGCATATCGAGTGCTCGGCCATGAGCATGAAGTATTTAGGAGACATGCTCGACATTCATTGCGGTGGAACCGATCATATCGATGTCCACCACACCAATGAAATTGCGCAGTCCGAGGCGGCCACCGGAAAGACGTTCTTCCGATTCTGGATGCACGGTGCTTTCCTGATCATCGCCGGAGGGAAGAAAATGGCCAAGAGCGAAGGTAATTTTCTCACCCTTTCAAAGTCCATTGAGGAGAACAGGATCGATCCTCTCGCTTACCGGTTCGCGACATTCCAAACCCATTACCGAAAACCCATGGAATTCAGCCCGGACGCTATCGCGGCAGCTCAGAACGGCTGGCAACATCTTCGCAACCAGGTGCGGACCTTGATGGATGCGACCGAACCCGGGAGGGCGGATGTCGATTATCAGACCAAGTTCCAGCAGGCGACCAACAATGATTTGAACATGCCCCAGGCGCTGGCTGTCGTGCAGGAGCTGCTCAAATCCGACCTTTCTCCGGATGTCAAATTGGCGACCGTTTTTGATTTCGACCAGGTATTGGGACTTGACCTCAAACAGACATCAACCGGCCAAGCCTTGCCTGACGATATCGCCTCGCTCGTAGAGGCGCGTCAGAACGCCCGTGAAACCAAACAGTGGGCCCTTTCGGACAGCCTTCGCGACGAGATTCAGTCCAAAGGATTCGTCGTTCAGGACACACCCCAGGGAATGAAAGTGTACAAACCGTAACCATGGAAGACAATGACCGATCGACACTTCTCGAGAATCCCCCGACCCTGATGCAATTTGTGCATGAGCAACTGGGGGATCTTTCGCCCGATGAGCTATCCGGCATGGATTCGGATAAGCTCAAGAGGGGATCGGTGGTGCTGTTTATCATCAGCCCTCGTGAGGGGCCCGAGGGGCAATTGGAACCGTGCCTGATACTGAATAAGAGATCGGCCAGGGTGCGTCAGGCAGGTGACCTGTGCTGTCCGGGGGGAGGAGTATCCCTGCCGCTGGATCGCAGGTTGGCCCATTTGGTCAAGATACCCGGCGCACCTCTGCATCGCTGGACACCATGGCCGCACTGGCAGAAAAACCATGCCGAAAGCAGTCGCACACTTGCCCTCTTGCTGGCGGCCGGTTTGCGTGAGGCGTGGGAGGAGATGCGCTTCAACCCGTTCCGGTTCACTTTTCTAGGCATGCTGCCCACACAACGGCTGGTGATGTTTGACCGGGAGATCTACCCTATGGTGGGTTGGGCGCCACACCAGTCGCTGAAACCCAACTGGGAGGTCGAGCGCATCATCTCCATTCCCTTGCGTAAATTACTCGATCCCAGCCAGTACGGGCGTTTTCGGCCGATGGTGGCCACAGGCGACAACGGCGATGTGCAACAGCTGCATCACAATGATTTTCCTGGATTTATTCATGAAGACGATGAGGGCCGGGAGATGCTCTGGGGCGCCACCTACCGCATCACCCAGGAATTTCTGGCC
This Desulfatitalea tepidiphila DNA region includes the following protein-coding sequences:
- a CDS encoding quinone oxidoreductase family protein — translated: MGIAIRIHETGAPEVLRVEQHDPGQPGTGEVLIRHEAIGLNYIDVYHRSGLYPLSELPAVIGMEGAGVVESIGSGVTDLNLGDRVAYAGLPPGAYAERRCIPAHRVVKLPKGISTAQAAAIMLKGMTARYLLFGCYPVKIGDTILIHAAAGGVGSLVCQWAHHLGATVIGTVGSEAKAAYVSERGCDHPVLYQKEDFVEKVMALTSGKGVDVVYDSVGQATFERSLRCLRPLGTMVSFGQSSGPVAPLDLGKLAAYGSLFLTRPTLMTYTARREDLLVHAEDLFDVVIKGAVRVEINQEFALKDAVRAHQVLESRGTMGSSLLLP
- the cysS gene encoding cysteine--tRNA ligase — its product is MELQLYNTMTRQKEVFTPIKPPHVGLYTCGPTVYNFAHIGNLRTYVFSDILKRVLTYNGFKVKHVMNITDVGHLTGDRDMGEDKLESGARREGKSAWEIAEYYTQAFKKDLKKLNIIEPTIWCKATDTIDDQIALIRTLEEKGYTYRTSDGIYFDTAKFPDYTKLSHQDLDALKEGARVERNPEKRNATDFALWKFSPPEAHRQMEWDSPWGVGFPGWHIECSAMSMKYLGDMLDIHCGGTDHIDVHHTNEIAQSEAATGKTFFRFWMHGAFLIIAGGKKMAKSEGNFLTLSKSIEENRIDPLAYRFATFQTHYRKPMEFSPDAIAAAQNGWQHLRNQVRTLMDATEPGRADVDYQTKFQQATNNDLNMPQALAVVQELLKSDLSPDVKLATVFDFDQVLGLDLKQTSTGQALPDDIASLVEARQNARETKQWALSDSLRDEIQSKGFVVQDTPQGMKVYKP
- a CDS encoding dihydrofolate reductase family protein, with product MKVTLIMAMTVDGKIARHNTHYPDWTGKADKRMFKELTTESGVVIMGSRTYSTIGKPLPNRLNVVMTRHPERFSSGSNLMFTSFSPKELLAHLSSMGYTKASLTGGATINALFARDRLIDEMVLTVLPAVFGEGVSLFAEPMDAILELIAYRELEPGVMVMHYRFT
- a CDS encoding HDOD domain-containing protein, with amino-acid sequence MQIACKECGKTYTLPDDRLPHGKVVSFPCPACKSKITLDLREPAKEDASDGDRLVFKPLNEESESQLTSDDMKKKIIKRINDLPPMPKVLFKARQVLSDPNSSFKDISKIIETDQAIAAKILKVANSAYYGLSGMVSSIHQASVVLGYQTLEQVITMVSSASMLGQQLKGYCLNAGGLWKHSLATALASRLIALKRAPSMENDAFSVGLIHDAGKLALDPYIAKHRKAIDRYLKDVSPSFLSAEHHILGFDHTEIAQDLCQKWKLPDSQAAAMRFHHCPEKSEDNQLAHIVHLANYVACLAGFGGGPGFTDLPVSPASLEFMVLKTATLEELAAQVASSVEEITATLS